One genomic segment of Centroberyx gerrardi isolate f3 chromosome 4, fCenGer3.hap1.cur.20231027, whole genome shotgun sequence includes these proteins:
- the ca5a gene encoding carbonic anhydrase 5A, mitochondrial isoform X1, with protein sequence MVTLSSIVRPLASQLHRQLARQAKSHRLIPVRRCNLTACSSKYVLSQMHPMWQGPLAVPGGDRQSPIDIVVRKSVFDPQLKPLTTDYDPQTCQQIWNNGYSFLVEYDDTTDKSTLKGGPLEDKFRLCQFHFHWGESNAWGSEHTVDRRLFPAELHLVHWNSEKYSLFEEAVMEDNGLAVIGVFLKVGKRHEGLQKLVDALPAVRHKDSVVEFTRFDPACLLPANIDDYWTYHGSLTTPPLTEAVTWIVMKQHIEVSHDQLAVFRSLLFTSAEEEVQKSMVNNFRVQQPLRGRTVRSSFTPFLQGAPSAEGDHHTH encoded by the exons ATGGTGACTTTGTCATCGATAGTTAGACCTCTGGCTTCCCAGCTTCATCGACAGCTCGCCAGACAAGCCAAGAGTCACCGGCTAATCCCCGTCAGAAGATGCAACCTCACGGCATGTTCAAGCAAATATGTGCTGTCGCAGA tgCATCCCATGTGGCAGGGACCCCTCGCGGTGCCGGGAGGTGACCGTCAGTCTCCCATTGATATCGTGGTGCGAAAGAGCGTCTTTGACCCGCAGCTGAAGCCTCTGACCACCGACTACGACCCGCAGACCTGCCAACAAATCTGGAACAACGGTTACTCCTTCCTGGTCGAGTACGACGACACTACAGACAAATCCA CGCTAAAAGGAGGCCCCCTGGAAGACAAATTCAGGCTGTGCCAGTTCCACTTCCACTGGGGTGAGAGCAACGCCTGGGGGTCGGAGCACACCGTGGACAGGAGGCTGTTCCCTGCAGAG CTCCACCTGGTCCACTGGAACtcagagaagtacagtctgtttGAGGAGGCAGTGATGGAGGACAACGGACTGGCTGTTATTGGAGTCTTCcttaag GTGGGAAAGAGACATGAGGGGCTGCAGAAACTGGTGGACGCCCTGCCTGCAGTCAGACACAAG gacAGTGTAGTAGAGTTTACCAGGTTTGaccctgcctgtctgttgccCGCCAACATTGATGACTACTGGACGTACCACGGCTCTCTGACCACGCCTCCTCTGACAGAGGCCGTCACCTGGATCGTCATGAAGCAGCACATAGAAGTCAGCCAcgaccag ctGGCGGTCTTCCGGAGCCTCCTGTTCACCTCGGCGGAGGAGGAAGTGCAGAAGAGCATGGTGAACAACTTCCGCGTGCAGCAGCCTCTCCGGGGTCGCACCGTCCGCTCCTCCTTCACGCCCTTCCTGCAGGGGGCGCCGTCGGCCGAGGGCGACCACCACACCCACTGA
- the ca5a gene encoding carbonic anhydrase 5A, mitochondrial isoform X2: MDCLNMHGAGECGINLHPMWQGPLAVPGGDRQSPIDIVVRKSVFDPQLKPLTTDYDPQTCQQIWNNGYSFLVEYDDTTDKSTLKGGPLEDKFRLCQFHFHWGESNAWGSEHTVDRRLFPAELHLVHWNSEKYSLFEEAVMEDNGLAVIGVFLKVGKRHEGLQKLVDALPAVRHKDSVVEFTRFDPACLLPANIDDYWTYHGSLTTPPLTEAVTWIVMKQHIEVSHDQLAVFRSLLFTSAEEEVQKSMVNNFRVQQPLRGRTVRSSFTPFLQGAPSAEGDHHTH; encoded by the exons atggATTGTCTAAATATGCATGGAGCAGGAGAGTGCGGCATAAACT tgCATCCCATGTGGCAGGGACCCCTCGCGGTGCCGGGAGGTGACCGTCAGTCTCCCATTGATATCGTGGTGCGAAAGAGCGTCTTTGACCCGCAGCTGAAGCCTCTGACCACCGACTACGACCCGCAGACCTGCCAACAAATCTGGAACAACGGTTACTCCTTCCTGGTCGAGTACGACGACACTACAGACAAATCCA CGCTAAAAGGAGGCCCCCTGGAAGACAAATTCAGGCTGTGCCAGTTCCACTTCCACTGGGGTGAGAGCAACGCCTGGGGGTCGGAGCACACCGTGGACAGGAGGCTGTTCCCTGCAGAG CTCCACCTGGTCCACTGGAACtcagagaagtacagtctgtttGAGGAGGCAGTGATGGAGGACAACGGACTGGCTGTTATTGGAGTCTTCcttaag GTGGGAAAGAGACATGAGGGGCTGCAGAAACTGGTGGACGCCCTGCCTGCAGTCAGACACAAG gacAGTGTAGTAGAGTTTACCAGGTTTGaccctgcctgtctgttgccCGCCAACATTGATGACTACTGGACGTACCACGGCTCTCTGACCACGCCTCCTCTGACAGAGGCCGTCACCTGGATCGTCATGAAGCAGCACATAGAAGTCAGCCAcgaccag ctGGCGGTCTTCCGGAGCCTCCTGTTCACCTCGGCGGAGGAGGAAGTGCAGAAGAGCATGGTGAACAACTTCCGCGTGCAGCAGCCTCTCCGGGGTCGCACCGTCCGCTCCTCCTTCACGCCCTTCCTGCAGGGGGCGCCGTCGGCCGAGGGCGACCACCACACCCACTGA